One Oryctolagus cuniculus chromosome 7, mOryCun1.1, whole genome shotgun sequence genomic window, TAGTTTAAGTGAAGTAATACTCCCTCAATGGATGTAGCAGATGGTGAAATGTGAGTGTGCAATTTATACAAGATGTAAACTTCAAGCCAAATGCTTCTGACAGAAGGCAGGCGACCTCAGTACCTTTGCAACAGAAATCTTATCAGATTCCACCTAACTGCTTATTATCCAAGTAGATTTGGACAAGTTACTTGCTATCCTGTGATTATGATTCCTATGAAACAGGAATCATATTAGCCACCTTGCAGCACTGTCAAGAGAgttacagataagaaaatttTGTAAAGAGTCTGCAAATACTAGGCTACTGTTGATAACTACAAGTCCTTAAAATCCAGTGCGTGTGGTAAAGGAGGAGGGGACTCCAGCAGCTTGCACAGGGTGCTTGATGTGGATGTGTGTATGCacagcactcacacacacattcctccGGAGGCATCCTACTCACTGAAGCAGCAACTCCATCAAGCTGTCTCCCACCATGGTTGGAAACGATGATGCCATGGACATTGTGCTTCACAGCTAACTCTGCATCCTCTTTTGTCAAAATCCCTTTAAGGATGATGGGCAATCGAGTCATGCTCTGAAACCATGAGAGGTCATTCCAACAGAGAGATGTGCTAATGGGAGACATTTGGAGATGAGGTATTGAATTTCTCTGTGGAGAACAAAAAGACAGTCTTGGTTATGAACTCCTGTAGGACTGCTTGACTCTTTCTAAAGATGAGACACTTTTGGCCATTTATAAGTTTGAAAACAGTAGCACCAAATCCAACCATCTTCTCCCTTTTCTTATAGAATCTATACAAAAGAATTTTTACTTCCATTGCTTATTGATTAACCATTGATCATGTCCCTGCTTCATTGTTATGATAGGGTATAGGGACATAATAGCAAATACGATGCAGCCTCTACTTCTTAAAAAAACTCAGAGTTTTTTGATGTGGATAAGTAAAAGGATGTGTAGGTCACTTTGACATGTTATAGTTGATATGCGCAGGATAATGAAAACTAAGCAATACTTGAATCATCTTAACTCAGATAATATGCAATAGTTACCATTGGCTCATCATGTGCATACAATATCCATAAATCTCAGTGTGCCTCTGGTATCTCAGCTAAAGGTTCTAGAGCACCTCAAGGCCAATTTGTGGTAAGTGAGTAGTACTCAGACACGTGGTTAGGTGTCAGAGCTACATACTGGCTGAAATAGCTATGATCACTATCTCCCCGTGATGATGGGCTTTCAACCTTGCcatggatttctctctcttggACACTCCATTCCCATTAGTTGCAGAATTTTAATGTGGGAAATACACTCTGTAGTCACCTAGCTTAAAAATCCAAGGATGGGTGCTTCAGCACCCTGGGATTCCACGGATGAGTTCTAGGTGTGCAGAGATCTTGAGTCATTTTTTAAGGTGGCAAAGGGTGGGAGCCCGGTCTGGCTAGACAGCTAGCCAGTTACCTTTCCTGTGAACAACTTTTTCAGACAATCAGTTGATCTACACGTGAAACCAAAACTATCAGTTTCTAAGTACGTCATAGTGTAGAAAATGTTGGATGAATTTCTTTAGTGTGTTCTTCTATTCCATGCCAGCATCCTTTCCATGACTGTCCTATTGCtcagcacccagccctggccagaacACTTCTGGTGACAGGTTGGGCAGCTCCCATGGTGAGAATGTCTGGTCTCAtgttttgcttatctggaaattCTGTGGCGCAGGAACCAGATTTTCTTTTTGAACTGCTGCATCCCTGTGTCTGGTACAGGACATGCATTCAATAAACATTGTTGACAGAAAATtgggaggaaagaggaaagaaggaaagaaatttgtCTTCTGTAAGGCTTGCCCTTTGCCTCTCCTATCTTTCCTACCTCTTTAGTTGAGTGAATACTGGCTTGCATTAAATTCATCATCAAATTCAGTTGGTTTCGAATGTCCTGCCGCCTGTTGCCAAGTATAGGTACATCCACTGTGATCACCAGAGCTCTGAAACCAAGGGCTTCTACCCTTTGGATCAGTTGTTTGTTGAGCTGCCGTTCTGGGTGCACATAGAGTTGGAACCATCGCAGGCCTCTGGGGGCAGTAGTGACAATGTCTTCTAGGCTACAGCTGGCATATGAGCTGGTGATGTAGCAGGTGCCGGCTGCTTGTGCAGCTGCAAAGCAAGTGACATGACTCCAGTTAGGGGGCAGAACCATTCTGGACGAGGTGACAAGCCCTGGAGGTCAGGGGGACAGGGTCAGCCCTGTCACCTCCAGCTAGCTTGCCCTGTGAATGAAGACGAAGCTTGACTTCATTCCACTTGGCAGGGATGGTGGGTAGTTCAGCCTGACAGCCCTAAGGGTGTCCTGGTCACCTCTGTGTATTCTGTTTTGCAGGCCCTGTAGCtcctaataaaatatttccaactgGGGATGTATACCATGTTACCCCCAGAATGATGTTCAGTGTCTTATGGCCTTCAGATGGGAAAGCAGGCTTCTTATGAACTCCTTAATGCAGAACAGAATTAGAGATGACAGAAGATGAGCGAGTAGAATTCCAGTGCAGAAGCCTGAGCTCTGAAGCGGTAAAAAACATGCTATCTGAAATGAGAGAAATGCTGGTTATATCACTCTGCTATGTGACCTTGAGTCTCATTTTTTTATCTGTAAAGTGGAAGAACTAATAGTACCTTTTCTTTAGGTGTTATGAGATTAAATAAGGTACTAGGCAAGGAAACATTCTTTAAATTGCAAAGTGATGTGCTGCATGAATGTTACCGATAATGAGGTTAAGGATCATGGTGGTGATGCTGACACGGCTACTGCTGTTGAATTGCATATTTCTAACTTCCCACAAGTCATTTCAGTGGGTGTCTCTAACAGGTTAATTTCATGATCATGCCATAATCCCTGAGCAAAGAATTGGGCCTAGtcaaaaatttacattttcaatTCCTCATTGGCATGGCCCATTGTTTTACCCTACCCCAAAACAGCACATTCAATAGTGATATTTAGTAAACTGCTCATATTCATGTAGGATAGTCACGTGTCAACCTAGACAGATCTGATTCCTAGCCCCATCAAGACGGATGTCACTTTCAACCATAGAGTTCTTGGATTCATTGCTTCCTGCATCAGGGAGTCGaaggaaaataccccagaaaaGCCCTGGGGAATGCACAAAACAAGATTCGACCTAAAGGAGTCACAGGGGTACTCTCAGCCCACTTCTCCTGTGCTCTGATTACTGGTGGTAAGGGGTTGTCAGAGAGAATGAAGGTTCCCAGGCAGTTTACAAGAAACTGTGGGTTAAACAAGAGGACCGAGTTGACTGCGGAGAAGGATAGTGGGACACCTGGAGAACGGCAACTGCCAGGGCCTGGGGTTAGAGCCTAATGCCGACGAGGTTCTCTCCCCACCCTGAAATCAGAAATTCACCACTCAGCCCCCGCCCTGACCCCTAAGGGGCTGTAAAGAGCTCTACCTGTAGGGCCGCAGTGACCACCCCTTTTCCCACGGGGAGTGTGAGCCAGAGGGCCCTGCCTCTTCTCCTGGGGATGCGTGGGGGGACTGCAGCCCCTCCTATTCAGCAGGAACCTTCCTCCCACTCTGGCAATTCTTCATTGTGGGAAATGCTGCTTTCTCCATCTTGGGTGAAATGTTGCACAACAcagctggaagcattccctttCCCACCTTCCTTGATTCCAACCAGATTGCTGTCCCCAAGGCCTTTCCTGAGCATGCCAGGCACTCCCTGCCACTGTCTAGGGAGGCCCCTTGCACGCTTCTAGCTTCTGGCAGGGGCCTCATGGTGGCTGGTTCATACCTCGGGCCGTGCTCATCTCCCcgtcaggccaggccaggcagtggAAGCCTGTGGGTGCAATGCAGATGGGGGCGCTGATCTCCTCCCCTTGGATTGTGGTCCTGAGGTCCACCTCTGACACATCTCTCAGGTACCGGGGACGCAGGCGAATCCTGTGCTGGGCAGAAAAGAGATTTCCTGTTGGCGGGCTCCCTCTGTCTGGGGCTGGGACCTCCGAGTCCTGGTGCAGGTCTACAGCAGACCACGTTCTGTGAAACCTGGCTCTTGGAAAGGGAAGCAGTGTGGGTCCAGCAGAAGGCTGACCTCCAGGAAGCTGCTGCAACACCTGACTCCCCATGAACCTGCCATCCCTGATCCGCTGGTGCATGCGTGGTGCACACTATTCTCTCTGCCTTGTTCATTCAGGTATCTGCGTCTCTGAACTGTGCCTCCCTTTCCTGCATTTCGGCCCTTGGCCAGTGTGATGGAGTCCTCCCAAGAAAGTCTAAAAAGGAAGACAAGAATAGGTAGGAAGGAGTCCCAGGCTCTTTCCCGCTCAGATTAGAAATGATTCCCCAGGAAGTGAGAAAACCACTGAAAACATAAATTCCAGGAGGGATCGCTGTTTGGATTTGACTCAAATACTGCTTTAAAAATGATGGAGGCGTTCACAGTAGTGGAGAGGAGAATGACACTTTTGTGACAAAAAGTATTCAGCCTCAGGGTCCCacagcttttgtttttctcaaaatatcattatttttgtACACGAATAGAGACACTTTCTGGATATAGCAATTATGTAAATGAGATTGTTAGTCTTAATTACTTCCTCTGTGAAGCAGGAGTATGAATTCAAGTTTCCTAATTGTTTGgtgaagataaaaaagaaaaatcatttgaagaGCCCGATCTAGTGCTGATTGAGTATCAAACTACAGAATGTAGTTCTCACTTGGATCTCCTTTTTCAGTTTTCTCCATCACAAGCACAGAAACCTTTCCATACAGGACCAGATAGCAAGCATTTCAGGCCTTGCGGGGCATGCTGTCTCTGAACTATTCAGCTCCACTGTTGCAGCCTTTAACAACAGCCTTTAACAACAGGCAATGACTGAGCATGGCTGTGTTTCAATAAGACTTTATTTGTGGACACAGACATTTGAATGTCATATAATATTTATGTGTCaccaataattatttttcatttgatttcacCCCTCaatcatttaaataataataataaaagtcatCTGCTTGTGGACTATGTGAAGACAGGTGGTGAGCCAGACTTGGCCTGTGGGCTGCACTCACTGACCCACATGCCTTCCCTACTTTTGAAATCCCTCATCTTCTTTGTGTCCATCTTCCATCATCCTTAAGACTCCTTGAATCTTCTTATTTCCCCCAAACCTTCATCCTCTCTCCTGTCTTACATTTTCTCCTCTATCTAGTTCAGGAGTTTGCAAACTTGGGAGATCTAGCCATACCCTGCagacttctcttccctccctaccTGGGTGACTGGTGCTCCTGGGACTCCTGTCCTGTCTTGCACATCGAAGTGCTGTTGGGATGCAGAAGGACTGTGACTCACTGCTAAATTCCTTTGCATCTATCCTCTCACCAGCCCCCAGGCCTTTTACCCaaagaacaaagcaaagaaaCGATGAAAACAcattatttacttatctattatttattccccccccccaaagaatCCTTGTATCTCTATTTAAGAGATACAAACTTCATGCGTTTCATAAGTAcaagtttaggaatatagtgattcttcccatcatactcaCCCTCtatcccactctcccacccctccccctcctcctccctctcccattcccagtcccattctccactaagatccatttttgattaactttatacacagctGACCAacgctatactaagtaaagagttcaacaatttgcatagtaaccccccccccaaaaaaaacaccaaaaaacaaaacaaaacaaaaccctgctcctcaacagtaaagaaaaggtctgttcaaagtcattgcatcttgaagctAATttcacgtcttttttttttttttagaaagttaattaattttaacaaagcacccaagaatgataaatCTTTTGGGAGCTCTTAGACGTGGTTATCATatagctctttgaggacagaagttctgcatgggatgttggtgcatagtgactcctgctgttaatttaacaattaacactcttatgtatgatgtcagtgatcacccaaagcacttgacatgagctacctaggctatagaagcctcttgaatccacaaactctgtcaatatttagacaaagccacaagcaaagtggaagttctctcctcccttgagaggaaagtacttccttctttgataaccactTCTTACTACTGGGCTCTCACCcacggagatccttcatgtaggacattttttgcctcactcttttggctttccatgcctgaaaagctcttgtaggatttccagccagatcagaatgccttaagggctgattctgaggtcagagtgctatttaaagtggttgtcattctatgagtctgctgtgtgggctgcttccGATGTTGGAGCACTcagtcctttttaattctatctataatgggactgacactgtggtgtagcaggtaaagatgccgcctgcagtgctggtttcccatttgggcaccagttcaagtcctggttgctccacttctgatctttctctctggtatggcctgggtaagcagtagaagatggctgaagcacttgggcccttgcactcatgtgccatttggggagcaaaccaacagatggaacacatttctctccatctcaccctctctctgtctataacgctacttctcaaataaataaatccttacaattaaaaaagaaaagaaaatacatagaagaccaaACTTTTTAAATGCAGCCACGTTGTCATCCCGTGTGATGCCTTCATCAGCTCCTCCTTCAATATAATCCCACGATGACTTAGATAGCCGCTCTCGTGCATGTGCCTCGAAGTCTGTCAAACATGCCAAGGGCATATCTGCACCTTCATAGGAAtaagcaaaaccaaacaaaacctgGTAAGAGCACTTCAGTGTAGAGGAGAGGGTAAAGATGGAGCTATAGTATGAAGTTGTTTGGATTCGATACTGATCcttctgcattttttattttagtggaGTTACCACCACAGGCACTGATCCCAAGTCAGAGAGCACACTGCTGCTTTCTCCCAACTTCCTTCCAAGGTCCTGATTATTTAGTCTTTTATGTACCTTTCATATctggcccctgcatcccacatactACCTCAGACCTAGTTGAGACCTGAGCATCTCTTAAAAGATTATCACAGGAAGTTATTTCTGTCTCTTGCATCTAAGTTCACTCTCCATGTTGTCTCCCTCCAGTTTCCTGGATCTGTCTACAACACAAGCCTGACTATGTCTCTTTGCTTCCAGAGTGCTCGTAATAAGGTATCACAACTTTTAACACCTGCTCCTAAATGCCTCACCAGCTTTGTTTCTTGGTGGCTCTTCCATTAACTTGTGATTGGAGTCACTATCTGGGAAAATTGGGCTAAATCATTACTAGTGTTTGTGAGTTCCAGGAACCTCTGGATATCTGATTTTCCTGGGACTGTGGCTGCTGTGCAGGAGGCAGCTGACGTTTTGTGAGTCTTTGGCTGGGTGTTTGAACACATTGCTTAATGCCATCAGGAGGCCAAAGTATCACCATCTACGTAATTGCTATTTTTTGCTAATTTTGAGACCAAGAAAACGGCATGTGTCACTTCCACTTATTCCCATCCACAAACTGAACctcagtcatctgggaagtggcACTCCTACATCTGAAAGAGGAATGAAGGCTGAATTTTTCCCTGATCAAAGCTAATGAATAGAgcacctgaaatataatgtattgaagTGAAGTAGACATTTTGACAATCAATGATGGTTTATAGCCTTGTTTCTTtcattgaggaacagtattttgttttactttattttgttttctctacatactgtttgttgaactcttttacttaggatAGCATTAACTAAATGAACATTAAATGtgctaaaaaaaatcactgtaaaaattaagagtgggaatatgagagggagggggaggaagggttggagcatgggtgagaGGAAGGGTGGGGGAAAGTACCACTATTTTCCTGTAATGGTAAAAAGgtaatatatgaaacttgtataacttaaataatatatatatatatatttaaagacgttttctttcatttttcaaaggaatttattaataaattagatTCTCAGGTCACAGCAAATATATGATAATTAATACAACAcagttctcatgttaatgtgatattaatacagagaatagattcaatgtagttcatagatataattctaagaatgtaatgatattttccctcctccttcctttcctccctccctgtccctccatcctctcttcatctttctctctccctgttctttTCAGCTTtgaaataagatatttttaatttgcattgtagtcaaaggcttaatgctccaccaaataaagagtccagcaagtaaaaagtaaagaTTATAGTTCATTGGAGATATAGGagagggctataaacaataaccaaatggaaagatgaccatttcactcatatacagttatttttaaaataatcacagatcttTAAATCTGTAgtaatatatcattttttttttttttttgacaggcagagtggacagtgagagagagagacagagagaaaggtcttcctttgccgttggttcaccctccaatggccgccgcggccggcgcgctgcggccggcgcaccgcgctgatccgatggcaggagccaggagccaggtgcttttcctggtctcccatggggtgcagggcccaagcacctgggccatcctccactgcactccctggccacagcagagggctggcctggaagaggggcaaccgggacagaatccggcgccccgaccgggactagaacccggtgtgccggcgccgctaggcggaggattagcctagtgagccgcggcgccggccgtaatatatcattttttaaaaagttttctactGCACTGTTGCTGGCTCAAAACAGGGGGGCAAGGGGGGACCTGTTAAAATGTGAAGGCAGAGTGTTTATCACTTTGGCAGTTACCACACTCTCAGTTATGCTGACAATAGAACCAGTGTTCATTCTCTGGATGCTCAATGTCCCGTGCAAGGAACAACTACTACCTTCCCACAAAGGTATTACCTATTCAGCACCGGTTCTGCCAAAACACTTTTTGTAGAAAGTGTGGATGTTGATCCTAGAACTGTCTCTGACTGCCTCTGCCATTTTGTTCAAGTCATTTAAAAGCCCTCTAGGCCTCAGTTTACCCAACAGGAAACTAAGCTAGAGcatattgtttaaatattttaataccatTTCAATTACTTCATATTTTATGGTATTACATTCAACATTTTTAACTTTCTATCTTATATACCTATATGTGTGAATAAGCCTTGTTATTCTGTAACTTTTTTAAGGCATTAACTAAACATGGTAATTAGTTTTTTAACCCACCAAGTATTAAGGAAGCACCCTGTAAAATGTCTTTTCCTATATTCAATGAAAAGCAAACACAGTAGATAACAATGAAAGACtatcagggggctggtgctgtggtgtagcaggtaaagccacggctttcagggctggcatcccaaatgggagttggtttgagtcccagctgctccacttccctatccagatctctgttatggcctgggaaagcagtggaagatggcccaagttcttgggccactgcaccctatgggagacttgaaggaagctccaggctcctggcttcggatgggtgtagctccggccattgtggtcagttggggagtaggccagaggattgaagacctctatttctgtctgcctctccttctgactttagccctgactttcaaataaataaataaataaatctttttaagaaatataataaatagggaccggcgtcatggctcacttggttaatcctccgcctgtggtgccggcatcccatatgggcgccaggttctagtcctggttgcttctcttccagtccagctctctgctgtggcccaggagggcactggaggatggcccaagtgcttgggccctgcacccgcatgagagaccaggaggaagcacctggctcctggcttcatatcagcacagctccggccattgcggccatttggggagtgaaccaacagaaggaagacctttctctctgtctctctctcactgtctataactctacctgtcaaataaaaaaaaaataaaaacaataattatatTGGGGCTGTTTTCAAGGAATTTAAAACTCAGTAGAGAGGGTGAAAATAATTAGTtgaatttctctttcaaataaataaataaatttttcgtTTAAAAAAGAGTATCATAAAATCCATGAGTGTGTGTAGTTTCTCTAaattcctcagaagcctgaaatGCATGGAGGCAGGATTGGTGAAATAATTAAGAAGACTGAAATGGGTGTGACCTTAGCCTTGAATCAAAGAAGCACTGAATGacctagaaaaattaaaacaacaaaatacgTGGGGTAAATCCATAGAGAGATCCTTATTCTGAATCAATATTAGTAAATTAGGCAGGTAAAGGTCCAAGACAAATAGGCAAAAAGGGGAAGGCCACAGATTTTACAGGTTCCTGAAAACGAAGCCTTTCTTGCATAAACTAAGGGTTTTCCACATCGTATGCAAAATTCAAAACTCTGTAAGCTTGAATGTTGGCTGTACAATTCACTTCATGATTTTCACCAACTTCTGGCATGTAAGATTGTTTATTTGGTTCACTTCTTCACTTTAGCCTGTTTTCAGCTTCATTAAAACCCAGCCCAGGTTGGAGTGAGGAGGTATTTGAAAGTGGAAACACCCTTCTTTCATTTGTGAAAGAGCAGCTTAACAATGTAGTGCTCTCTGACTGCAGGGCTACTTGAATCAAAATAGCCACGGATGAGTTCAGGCAAAAAGCTGGCTCACATTGCATATAGCCAAAGAGTAAAAAACAAGGCCTACTTGCCACGGAAGCCCCAAGTCCAAGAAGCCATACACATCATGTTCATTAATTCCAAAGGAACCCCCTGAAAGTCTGATTGGGAAagtcattttctttgcttttggaGAGACCCATGGTGGTCGCTGGGCCAGCAATCCACACATATATCATTGGTaaacattggtttgacaaagatataaaaaagtttgacagctggagctgcggctcactaggctaatcctccaccttgtggtgccagcacaccgggttctagtcccggtgggggcgccggattctgtcccagttgcccctcttccaggccagctctctgctgtggcccgggagtgcagtggaggatggcccaagtccttgggccctgcaccccatgggagaccaggataagtatctggctcctgccatcggattagtgcggtgcgccggccgcggcggccattggagggtgaaccagcagcaaaggaagacctttctctctgtctctctctctctcactgtccactctgcctgtcaaaaaaaaaaaaaaaaaaaaagtttgacaaaaatatatttgcaacaatAGTGATATCCAcaggcttttctttctcttttttttttctttttaaattttagctcccacatatgagggagTCGAGATTTTGTGGGGTGTAGGGGAGAGGGTGTCACCAGTAAATTTCTCAGGTGGGAGCTGTAGCTACAGAAATGCGGAAGAAACTGGCTGAATAGATCACAGCACATAAAGCTAAGTCATGAGAGAGGATTTTAGAAGGGAAGGCAGGGAAACCAGAAGTTCAAAGATTCTTCCAACTTCTGGGTGGTTAGCAGCTGTGTGAAAATTAGCCAAAGGCTATGAGTAGAAACTTGAATGGCTTTTAAGTCACCAACTGGGGGAACAGGATAGGTCCCAGGAACCAGGGTTTCAACCAGAGATGGGATAGCTCCTCTAGTTTACAAGGAGAGCAAAGAGTCCACATGTAATGTGGAGTGTtgcttatcatttttattttttattgattttaattaatttatttgaaaggcagagttagagagagagagagagagagagattttccatctgctggttcactcccccagatggctacaaaggctggggctgggccaggccaaagtcaggagccaggagcttcttctgggtctcccacctgggtgcaggcacccaagtacttggcccatattcgtctgcttttcccaggccattagcagggagctgggttgaaattggagcagctgggacttgaaccagagctcatatgggatgcagcattgcaggctgcagcttaacccccaataccacaatgcctgctggtGATGCATAACTTGGCTGGGGTAGGAATGGGACAGAGGTGGCCTGAGAGCTTCTGGAGCTAAGGCAAAATCAAGCCATGTCACACAGAGAATTAGCACATATTGCCTTCTTAAGGAGCTAAGTAGGAAGAAGTCATATGATACAAAACAGAGCCCCTCAGATGTGTAGTATGTTTTGGATggagctgaggaggaggaggaatttgGAGCACAATCCCAGAGCTGTTTACAGGCAGCCTCATCATGGAGGAGTGGGGAGCTATTGAGCACAGAGTTGGATCTGACAAAGTACAGCAGTTCTATCTAACTTAGCACATTCCCACTTGACCCTCTGAGAGGTCATAAACTTTAATCAATGAATCAAtcatcacatttattaaattatattgcAAAAATTATGTATAGCTCTGTGTGCATAAAGGAGTTAATATAGCAGGCCTGAGGATACTATTCTTTGAAAGGCCTGTTTGCAAGATTGGACCTTGGGAACTTGAATTTGAGTGGGGTTTCCACTATTCCCTGATAAGAATGACTCACTCTATCTAAACTTTGCACAAACAATGCAGTTTTTGCTGAACATCTGCTTTCCCTCTGGAAGTCTAGAATTTTGGTAGAGAGTGACAAGGGGTGACTTTATGTCCAGCTCCCCACGTAAACCTGTGGGCCTTGAGTCTCAGTGAGTTTCCTTGGTAGACAATAGGAGAGGCGTGTTGTCACATCTTGGTGCTGGGAGAATTAAGTGCAGGCTGCATGAGTCCACTGGACTCTCAGAACCTTATACTTGGCTTCCTCCAGATTTTGCATCATGAGTCTTTTCCCTTTGACAGATTGGTCTTCTATCCTTTCACTATAAGAAGTCATAGCCTCAACTGTGCGCTGAGTCCTGTGATTCCTCTAATGAGCCATGAGCCCCGTACTCCCAACACACTCTATATCCCCAGGCATTAGGATAGCACATGACACTGAGATGTTGTTTATAAATTCAACATTCCTCCATCAgtcatctgtctgtctgccttatTGGATGAGAACTCTCTCCCAGGTTTCAAATCCTGATATCTCAACAGATCTACATATCCTATATAGCATATACTTATAGAAGTGCTCTTCTACAGATTTCTGGCATAGAAACTATgtgatggggcaggcattgtggtgcagcgggtaaagtcaccacctgcagtgccagcatcccatatgggcatgggt contains:
- the HAO2 gene encoding 2-Hydroxyacid oxidase 2 isoform X1; amino-acid sequence: MPLACLTDFEAHARERLSKSSWDYIEGGADEGITRDDNVAAFKKIRLRPRYLRDVSEVDLRTTIQGEEISAPICIAPTGFHCLAWPDGEMSTARAAQAAGTCYITSSYASCSLEDIVTTAPRGLRWFQLYVHPERQLNKQLIQRVEALGFRALVITVDVPILGNRRQDIRNQLNLMMNLMQASIHSTKERNSIPHLQMSPISTSLCWNDLSWFQSMTRLPIILKGILTKEDAELAVKHNVHGIIVSNHGGRQLDGVAASIDALTEVVAAVKGKIEVYLDGGVRTGNDVLKALALGAKCVFLGRPILWGLAYKGEHGVKEVLNILKNELHISMALTGCRSVTEISRDLIQFSRL
- the HAO2 gene encoding 2-Hydroxyacid oxidase 2 isoform X3; this encodes MCKTGQESQEHQSPRIRLRPRYLRDVSEVDLRTTIQGEEISAPICIAPTGFHCLAWPDGEMSTARAAQAAGTCYITSSYASCSLEDIVTTAPRGLRWFQLYVHPERQLNKQLIQRVEALGFRALVITVDVPILGNRRQDIRNQLNLMMNLMQASIHSTKERNSIPHLQMSPISTSLCWNDLSWFQSMTRLPIILKGILTKEDAELAVKHNVHGIIVSNHGGRQLDGVAASIDALTEVVAAVKGKIEVYLDGGVRTGNDVLKALALGAKCVFLGRPILWGLAYKGEHGVKEVLNILKNELHISMALTGCRSVTEISRDLIQFSRL
- the HAO2 gene encoding 2-Hydroxyacid oxidase 2 isoform X2; its protein translation is MPLACLTDFEAHARERLSKSSWDYIEGGADEGITRDDNVAAFKKIRLRPRYLRDVSEVDLRTTIQGEEISAPICIAPTGFHCLAWPDGEMSTARAAQAAGTCYITSSYASCSLEDIVTTAPRGLRWFQLYVHPERQLNKQLIQRVEALGFRALVITVDVPILGNRRQDIRNQLNLMMNLMQASIHSTKERNSIPHLQMSPISTSLCWNDLSWFQSMTRLPIILKGILTKEDAELAVKHNVHGIIVSNHGGRQLDGVAASIDALTEVVAAVKGKIEVYLDGGVRTGNDVLKALALGAKCVFLGRPILWGLAYKGEHGVKEVLNILKNELHISMALTEFICGCPFPLV